Proteins from one Bradyrhizobium amphicarpaeae genomic window:
- a CDS encoding TPM domain-containing protein: protein MSIKRIARHLVQHHWRAQQIFPPAVLGRIEQAIKQGETTHSGQVRFVVEGALDGAPLFRNQPARERALDVFSHLRIWDTAHNNGVLIYLLLADRDVEIVADRGIHAKVGAEGWESICRAMETEFRSGQFERGVIDGIAAVSRELARHFPPQGLQSNELPDAPVVM from the coding sequence ATGAGCATCAAACGCATTGCCAGACATCTCGTGCAGCATCATTGGCGGGCACAGCAGATCTTTCCGCCAGCCGTGCTCGGGCGCATCGAGCAGGCCATCAAGCAGGGCGAGACCACCCATTCCGGTCAGGTCCGCTTCGTGGTCGAAGGCGCCCTCGACGGCGCGCCGCTGTTCCGCAACCAGCCGGCCCGCGAGCGTGCGCTCGACGTGTTCTCGCATCTGCGCATCTGGGACACCGCGCACAACAACGGCGTCCTGATCTATCTCCTGCTCGCCGACCGCGATGTCGAGATCGTCGCCGACCGCGGCATCCACGCCAAGGTCGGTGCCGAGGGATGGGAAAGCATCTGCCGCGCGATGGAGACCGAATTCAGGTCGGGCCAGTTCGAGCGCGGCGTGATCGACGGCATCGCAGCGGTGTCGCGCGAGCTGGCGCGGCATTTTCCGCCGCAGGGCCTGCAGAGTAACGAGTTGCCGGATGCGCCCGTCGTGATGTGA